In Funiculus sociatus GB2-C1, the following are encoded in one genomic region:
- a CDS encoding helix-turn-helix transcriptional regulator, translating into MTFNQSIPESSNLQFTPQPEEELQLIKFLMERVTDAVFCVAPDTHLLYVNQSACTMLGYSREELLSLTMDDIDPDFLLKVRSNHWKTIKQQGSFIFESQHRTKDGWSFPVEITVTYEEYHSREYNCIFARALTQRKQVEVTLQKANKAVESRLEERTALEEALRQSKVEFGTFPHLNEVFHFIEANYHQPITLSDVAQAVGYSPAYLTDLVRRQTGQTVYRWIIKRRMAEAHRLLLMTSQSVQQIAEAVGYLDHGHFIRQFRRFNSMTPQAWRKAYLSNLTSG; encoded by the coding sequence ATGACTTTTAATCAGAGCATTCCAGAGTCAAGCAATCTTCAGTTTACACCGCAACCGGAAGAGGAGTTACAGCTTATTAAGTTTCTAATGGAGCGTGTTACAGATGCTGTTTTCTGTGTAGCTCCAGACACACATCTGCTGTACGTTAATCAGTCAGCCTGCACAATGCTCGGGTATTCTCGTGAGGAATTGCTCTCCCTAACTATGGATGACATAGACCCAGACTTTTTACTAAAAGTTCGGTCAAATCACTGGAAAACTATTAAGCAGCAAGGCTCCTTCATTTTTGAATCTCAACATCGGACTAAGGACGGCTGGAGCTTTCCGGTGGAAATCACCGTTACCTACGAGGAATATCATAGCAGGGAGTATAACTGTATTTTTGCTCGCGCTCTTACCCAACGCAAGCAGGTAGAGGTAACTTTACAGAAAGCCAATAAAGCAGTAGAGTCTAGGCTGGAAGAGCGTACAGCTTTAGAGGAAGCGCTGCGGCAGAGCAAAGTCGAATTTGGCACTTTCCCCCATCTGAATGAAGTCTTTCACTTCATCGAAGCCAATTATCACCAACCGATTACCCTAAGCGATGTGGCGCAGGCAGTGGGTTACTCCCCGGCTTACTTAACTGATCTAGTGCGCCGACAGACGGGACAGACGGTGTACCGCTGGATTATCAAGCGCCGTATGGCAGAGGCTCATCGCTTACTTCTTATGACTAGTCAGTCGGTGCAACAGATCGCTGAGGCAGTAGGTTATCTCGACCATGGTCATTTCATCCGACAGTTTCGCCGATTCAATAGCATGACTCCGCAAGCATGGAGAAAGGCTTATCTAAGTAACCTGACTTCGGGTTAA
- a CDS encoding transposase, with product MPYSSSLTDEEWEILEPLLPQILLVKKQTRPCGWTKRELLDGIFYQLKNGCNWQDLPKDLPPYSTVYWHYKQWRDAGAFLVLMTVLHGQVREQVKKKPSGQRC from the coding sequence ATGCCGTACTCCAGCAGTCTCACCGACGAAGAATGGGAAATTCTTGAACCCCTCCTGCCCCAGATATTGCTGGTGAAGAAGCAGACAAGACCCTGTGGTTGGACGAAACGAGAGCTGTTGGATGGCATATTCTATCAACTTAAGAATGGCTGTAATTGGCAAGATTTACCCAAAGATTTGCCGCCCTACTCAACCGTCTATTGGCACTACAAGCAGTGGCGGGATGCAGGAGCTTTTCTGGTACTAATGACCGTCTTACATGGACAAGTGCGTGAACAAGTCAAAAAAAAGCCAAGTGGACAACGTTGCTGA
- a CDS encoding fatty acyl-AMP ligase — protein sequence MIDSPKNFNFSNLVKCLRYRALDQPDKIAFTFLQDEETEEANLTYQALDEQARSIGVMLQNLGLSGERALLLYPQGLEFTAAFFGCLYAGVVAVPAYPPRSNQSLFRLQAIMADAQAAIALTTTSALSNVERQFTQAPDLQALRLLATDDIPIDLAQVWQEPALSKDTLAFLQYTSGSTGKPKGVMITHNNLLHNSEYIKQAFELTSDSVSVSWLPSFHDMGLIDAIIQPLYTDFLSVLMPPVYFLQRPIRWLQAISHYRATHCGGPNFAYDLCVRKITPEQRETLDLSSWYSAYNGAEPVRRETLERFARTFADCGFQTKFFYPCYGMAETTLMVSGGSVKDEPVHCTVQADTLEQNRVLETSDDAQNVRHLVGCGKAILDTKIVIADPELLTQCVPDQVGEIWVSGLSVAQGYWNRQEETEKTFNAYLANSGEGPFLRTGDLGFLKDGELFVTGRLKDLIIIGGRNHYPQDIELTVEQSHPALRSGCGAAFAIEVDGIERLVIIQEVERQYLRHLNVDEVVKIIRQVVAEQHELQACAVVLLKTGNIPKTSSGKIQRHACKAGFLAQSLSVVGQWSQQLKKIKSPHVSALFTASPTPQQNPNLFVSSNAGEVTNVAPL from the coding sequence ATGATCGACTCTCCCAAGAATTTTAATTTTTCCAATCTAGTTAAATGCCTGCGCTACAGAGCTCTAGATCAACCTGACAAAATTGCTTTTACCTTTTTGCAGGACGAAGAAACCGAAGAAGCCAATTTGACTTATCAAGCCTTAGACGAGCAGGCTCGATCCATCGGCGTTATGCTCCAAAATCTAGGATTAAGCGGAGAGCGAGCGCTGCTGCTTTACCCACAGGGTTTGGAATTTACTGCCGCGTTTTTTGGGTGTCTTTACGCTGGAGTTGTTGCTGTCCCTGCTTATCCCCCCCGGTCTAATCAATCCTTGTTCCGTCTTCAAGCGATTATGGCAGATGCACAGGCAGCGATCGCGCTCACCACCACAAGTGCGCTGTCCAATGTAGAGCGACAGTTCACCCAGGCTCCGGATCTACAAGCTCTGCGCTTGTTAGCCACCGACGACATTCCTATCGATTTAGCACAAGTATGGCAGGAACCAGCGTTGAGCAAGGACACGTTGGCGTTTCTCCAGTACACGTCGGGTTCTACAGGCAAACCTAAGGGGGTAATGATCACTCATAACAATTTGCTGCACAATTCGGAGTACATTAAGCAAGCATTTGAGCTCACATCGGACAGCGTGTCCGTATCGTGGTTACCCAGCTTCCATGATATGGGACTCATAGATGCGATTATTCAACCCTTGTATACAGATTTTCTGAGTGTCCTGATGCCGCCAGTATACTTTCTTCAACGACCAATTCGGTGGCTTCAGGCGATTTCACACTACAGGGCGACCCATTGCGGCGGACCTAACTTTGCCTACGATCTATGTGTTCGCAAAATTACACCCGAACAACGGGAGACTCTTGACCTGAGTAGCTGGTATAGCGCTTATAACGGTGCTGAGCCAGTTCGCCGAGAGACCCTAGAGCGGTTTGCACGCACTTTCGCTGATTGTGGTTTCCAGACCAAGTTCTTCTATCCCTGTTACGGGATGGCTGAAACCACCCTGATGGTTTCGGGCGGTAGCGTGAAAGATGAGCCGGTTCACTGTACGGTTCAGGCAGATACTCTGGAACAAAATCGGGTCTTGGAGACATCTGACGATGCTCAGAATGTTAGGCATCTAGTAGGGTGTGGGAAAGCGATTCTGGATACGAAGATTGTCATTGCTGACCCAGAATTGCTGACGCAGTGTGTTCCTGACCAAGTGGGAGAAATTTGGGTATCAGGTTTGAGCGTGGCTCAAGGTTATTGGAACCGACAAGAGGAGACAGAAAAGACTTTCAATGCCTATCTAGCAAATTCGGGCGAGGGACCGTTTCTGCGTACTGGTGACCTGGGATTTTTGAAAGACGGAGAACTATTTGTCACTGGTCGTCTCAAGGATCTAATTATCATCGGGGGTCGCAACCACTATCCTCAGGACATTGAATTAACAGTGGAACAGAGCCACCCAGCTCTTCGGTCAGGCTGTGGTGCAGCTTTTGCGATTGAGGTGGACGGTATTGAACGACTGGTGATCATACAAGAGGTAGAGCGTCAATACCTCCGGCATCTAAATGTTGATGAGGTGGTTAAAATAATCCGTCAGGTGGTGGCGGAACAGCACGAACTCCAAGCCTGTGCTGTAGTACTACTCAAGACCGGGAACATTCCGAAGACTTCCAGTGGTAAGATTCAACGCCATGCCTGTAAAGCAGGGTTTCTAGCTCAAAGCCTAAGCGTAGTAGGGCAGTGGTCTCAGCAGCTAAAAAAAATCAAATCGCCTCATGTTTCAGCGTTATTCACAGCCAGCCCAACCCCACAGCAGAATCCAAACTTATTTGTAAGCAGCAACGCAGGAGAAGTCACGAATGTCGCCCCTCTCTAA
- a CDS encoding acyl carrier protein, whose protein sequence is MSAEDIQAWLISKISEEFELDPDGIDIYEPFACYGLTSMTAVSLSGDLENWLQIKLSPTLTWDYPTIETLAQYLDGKVNVSVLNPKLKVNVNRGRW, encoded by the coding sequence ATGAGCGCAGAAGACATTCAAGCCTGGTTAATCTCTAAGATATCTGAGGAGTTCGAGTTAGACCCTGATGGGATAGACATCTACGAACCCTTTGCCTGCTACGGTTTAACTTCGATGACGGCAGTAAGCCTTTCCGGTGACTTAGAAAATTGGCTTCAAATTAAACTGTCTCCTACATTGACATGGGACTACCCAACTATTGAGACTCTTGCCCAGTATTTGGATGGCAAAGTCAATGTCTCAGTTTTGAATCCAAAACTCAAGGTTAATGTCAACAGGGGGCGGTGGTGA
- a CDS encoding type I polyketide synthase, which yields MEPIAIIGISCRFPGAKDKKAFWQLLRDGVDAITEIPSDRPNLLASYDPNPKEAGKMSARWGGFLEQVDRFDPHFFGISQREAVAMDPQQRLLQEVSWESLEDAGIAPERLAGTRTGVFIGAMWNDYTQMQMKNPSSIDAYTGSGSGGFMMANRLSYRFNFHGPSMTVDTGCSSSLAAVHLACQSLWQSESTLALAGGVNLMLEPGPSVFYTKAGLIAIDGRCKTFDARANGIVRGEGVGVVVLKRLSSALSDGDPIYAVIRGSAVNHDGLTNGVTAPSQWAQEALLREAYQRAGVSPGQVQYVEAHGTGTLLGDPIEAKALGGVLANDRYPGSPCAIGSVKTNIGHLEAAAGIAALIKVALALKYREIPPSLHFQEPNPHIPFDILPLRVQQTLSPWSKKSGSALAGVSSFGLGGTNVHMVLEEAPVLIPAISDVERPLHMLTLSAKSENALRAMACCYEAFLANHSKVSLVDVCFTANTGRSHFAHRLALAVESTETLREQLSAFAARKQPTGLASGYVRSRKQPKVAFLFTGQGSQYVGMGRQLYDTQPTFRQALERCDELLRPYLDQPLLSVLYPESSATSPLNETAYTQPALFALEYALTQLWKLWGIEPDVVMGHSVGEYTAACVAGVFSLEDALKLIATRGQLMQRLPHDGEMAVVFAPEARVTVAISPYAEAVSIAAINGPENIVISGARQAVQAVLRQMASEGVRTTQLNVSHAFHSPLMEPMLNDFERTAAEVDYSSPRIQLISNLTGQVVGADELMLAEYWRHHIRETVRFSEGIEKLHQQGYDLFVEIGPSPILSGMGRRCLPEGAGVWLPSLKKGQEDWLQLLDSLRALYVGGVEVNWSGFDRDYLRRRLSLPTYPFERESFWLQTEAVETSSSRQRVQQEQKVVESPPKTKLQSIAGQATAEEQGSKVAREKVHSNNLSLQSISEARTSASATQHGFYNWQWYPESFVESKEIPSGAILILKDSQTIAKNLEKLFDAEQYTIYFVASGQKFTQKNQRNFTINPACPEDYERLIRVLKEDGLKITAAIHLWNYSQALVSRMPVSSNDPVLYEGVYSVLFLGQALMKHYRDCPIDLLVVTQGAYATSAIESLQGLHQVMGATLAQGLAQENATIQTKVVDVTPQSLSSETLAKILFQEMKAKPSEEGIVAIRQGQRLIRTLERMEVSPTGNSQPVLTAGETWLITGGTSDVGGEIAKGLVSQAPLNLVLTGRHPLPPKKDWDRLAGDDTTASKRIRVIQDLEQLGATVMYQAIDVTDAEGMEQLMETIRARFGHLDGVIHAAGVQDTTSFKLSQKKPDTVTQVFAPKVQGTIILDNVTQDEPLKSFVVISSAAASKAEWGANLGDYAAANAFLDNYAIYRTQGGASGRSLAVNFSLWRDKGMAKIGGFALVLVAKAKGLNLLEPEQAVHAFIKALSMDSSSVIHIIDLIEQKAVEVAPQSSPVQEATVVLQNIPTSQPKSKNLRHLVQEILAQYLSIPQEQLEGHKTFQELGLDSIGAIEAIKQLSNTLNEELFPTLLFEYQTPNDLADYLERQYGYATKTVLTATPPSSAEASTSSIETDKPKTQNLTKLSIQEQEFKEQDIAIIGMACKVPGAENLEQYWDLLMAGKSAIREVPTERWSSEDYFEENGTSAHTTYCKHGGFIERPFDFDAMFFGISPREATAIDPQQRLFLEVAWQALQQAGYGGRYRTQDIGVFVGCGQNNYVEHFINYQQYAVLRRRLQESSWFSTLSPQERKRLLKTLTEVLQPSEILPETAAGNELNGIAARVSHCLDLKGPSLAVSTACSSSLVALHLASESLHAGQTRMAIVGGVNLNLSPSPYTFLSKVKALSPTGTCYPFDRRANGMVLGEGAGAVILKPLKQAIEDGDFIHAVIKGSAINNDGHSQGITAPNPRGQAEAIRKAYSNAGIDPQTVSYVETHGTGTLLGDPVEIEGMTQAFRTFTDNREFCAIGSVKSSIGHMLSASGIVSLIKVALAMQHGKIPGTLGFQESNPHINFADTPFYAVGERSMSWSGNGSPFRAGVNGFGFGGTNCHVIVEQSPVLSTFKSEANNSSPYLLFLTARNQQALKKVAGQLREHILKNPKQEASQVCFTMNNAQRELSNKAALLVNDRQHMLDALDAICSENTRSYIYIGRANPQRVTPIHLVIDGSSPLAPEEVEILGKRFPDFQQAYAECQQHWVHGLTQENGHHRTGLAGKAYAFAVQYALGQLLMSLELQPTTLLAQETGILVAACLVGMMTLEQAMTLLVQLETHKRINPDNVPMLEEALASTWACPLVTAGGIFRHPVKVPGLQLAALVQTSQPLDAACYREVIDEEGVYLHLGGSLSVRKQLGVLDDPHVWINPDKKQPTVNRLLATLAKLYVAGVRFNSTPLFSWNVRRVPLPTYPFERKTYKVSLADSSDEDNDTKFDSVANNIKEEKTIPELSECIVFPALSFTQPNATGYEISTAGTRLLPVQKLSPLSEEQRQSSYIALARELGNFGKPDLDIPK from the coding sequence ATGGAGCCTATAGCTATTATCGGTATTAGCTGTCGTTTTCCAGGAGCCAAGGATAAGAAAGCTTTCTGGCAGCTTCTGCGAGACGGGGTGGATGCGATCACAGAAATTCCCTCAGACCGCCCGAATCTCCTTGCCTCCTATGACCCGAACCCTAAAGAAGCCGGTAAAATGAGTGCCCGTTGGGGTGGGTTTCTGGAACAGGTTGATCGGTTCGACCCCCACTTTTTCGGAATTTCTCAAAGGGAGGCTGTTGCAATGGACCCCCAGCAACGGCTCTTACAGGAAGTGTCCTGGGAGTCTTTGGAGGACGCGGGAATAGCGCCGGAACGCCTAGCTGGCACTCGAACTGGCGTGTTTATCGGAGCCATGTGGAACGATTACACTCAGATGCAGATGAAAAATCCATCTAGCATCGACGCCTATACGGGTTCAGGCAGCGGCGGTTTTATGATGGCTAACCGCCTCTCCTATCGGTTTAATTTTCACGGACCGAGTATGACGGTTGATACTGGCTGTTCCTCATCGCTAGCTGCGGTTCACCTAGCTTGCCAGAGCTTGTGGCAGAGCGAGTCCACCCTTGCCTTAGCTGGGGGCGTGAACCTGATGCTCGAACCTGGTCCGAGCGTATTTTACACCAAAGCGGGACTGATTGCGATCGATGGTCGCTGCAAAACCTTTGATGCTCGAGCTAACGGTATAGTGCGCGGCGAAGGCGTTGGGGTTGTCGTCCTCAAGCGCCTGTCAAGTGCCCTGAGCGATGGCGACCCGATTTATGCAGTCATCCGAGGCAGCGCAGTTAACCATGATGGGCTGACCAATGGTGTTACTGCTCCCAGCCAGTGGGCTCAGGAGGCCCTACTGCGGGAAGCCTACCAGCGGGCAGGTGTCTCTCCAGGTCAAGTTCAGTACGTAGAGGCCCACGGTACGGGTACGTTGTTGGGCGATCCAATTGAGGCTAAGGCTCTGGGAGGCGTGCTAGCAAACGACCGCTATCCCGGAAGCCCTTGCGCTATCGGTTCGGTTAAGACCAACATCGGGCATCTGGAAGCGGCAGCTGGGATTGCTGCCCTGATCAAAGTTGCGCTGGCACTCAAGTACCGAGAAATCCCACCCAGTCTCCATTTCCAGGAACCTAATCCCCATATTCCTTTTGATATTCTTCCCTTGCGGGTTCAGCAGACCTTGAGTCCGTGGTCTAAGAAATCCGGTTCGGCTTTGGCTGGCGTGAGTTCCTTTGGTCTGGGGGGAACTAATGTACATATGGTACTGGAGGAGGCACCGGTACTCATTCCAGCAATCAGCGATGTCGAGCGTCCCCTGCATATGTTGACCCTATCAGCTAAAAGTGAGAATGCCTTACGAGCCATGGCTTGCTGTTATGAGGCCTTCTTAGCGAACCATAGTAAAGTCTCGCTTGTAGATGTTTGCTTCACCGCCAATACAGGGCGATCGCACTTTGCCCACCGCCTTGCGCTCGCGGTAGAATCCACCGAGACGTTGCGCGAGCAATTGAGTGCTTTTGCTGCCAGGAAGCAGCCTACCGGACTGGCGAGTGGGTACGTGCGTAGCAGGAAGCAACCCAAGGTAGCATTCCTGTTCACCGGACAAGGCTCCCAATACGTGGGTATGGGACGCCAGCTTTACGATACCCAGCCTACCTTCCGTCAAGCGCTGGAGCGTTGCGACGAACTGCTGCGCCCCTACCTCGATCAGCCTCTGTTGTCGGTACTCTATCCCGAATCTAGCGCGACCTCGCCCCTCAATGAAACCGCGTACACCCAGCCCGCACTATTCGCGTTGGAGTATGCGTTGACCCAGTTGTGGAAGTTGTGGGGCATAGAACCTGATGTAGTCATGGGTCACAGCGTAGGAGAGTATACGGCAGCTTGCGTGGCTGGTGTCTTTAGTTTAGAAGATGCACTGAAGCTGATTGCCACACGAGGTCAACTCATGCAGCGTTTGCCGCACGACGGTGAGATGGCAGTTGTGTTTGCGCCTGAGGCACGGGTTACTGTTGCCATATCGCCTTATGCTGAAGCGGTTTCTATCGCGGCAATCAACGGTCCTGAGAACATTGTCATTTCGGGTGCGCGTCAGGCAGTACAGGCGGTACTGCGACAGATGGCGTCTGAGGGGGTCAGAACTACTCAGCTAAATGTATCTCACGCCTTTCACTCACCTTTGATGGAGCCGATGCTCAATGACTTTGAGCGGACGGCTGCTGAGGTAGACTATTCATCTCCACGGATTCAGCTGATTTCAAACCTGACTGGGCAAGTGGTGGGGGCAGATGAACTGATGCTCGCTGAGTACTGGCGTCATCATATCCGCGAGACAGTAAGATTTTCAGAGGGGATAGAGAAACTTCATCAGCAGGGCTATGATCTGTTTGTTGAGATAGGACCGAGTCCCATACTATCGGGGATGGGACGGCGGTGTTTACCCGAAGGTGCCGGGGTTTGGCTCCCTTCACTAAAGAAAGGACAGGAAGATTGGCTACAATTGCTCGATAGTTTAAGGGCGTTATACGTTGGTGGTGTGGAAGTGAACTGGTCTGGATTTGACCGGGACTATTTACGGCGACGCCTATCGCTACCGACATATCCCTTCGAGCGAGAAAGTTTCTGGCTTCAGACTGAAGCGGTGGAAACAAGCTCCAGTCGCCAAAGAGTTCAGCAGGAGCAGAAAGTTGTGGAATCTCCCCCTAAAACCAAGCTGCAATCTATCGCAGGACAAGCAACAGCAGAGGAGCAGGGGAGCAAGGTAGCAAGGGAGAAAGTACATTCAAATAACCTGTCTCTACAAAGTATTTCCGAGGCGAGAACCTCAGCTTCTGCAACTCAACACGGGTTTTATAACTGGCAATGGTACCCAGAATCCTTTGTCGAATCCAAAGAGATTCCTTCAGGAGCTATCCTCATCTTGAAGGACTCTCAAACGATCGCCAAAAACTTAGAAAAGCTGTTTGATGCCGAACAGTACACTATTTACTTTGTCGCTTCCGGTCAAAAATTCACACAGAAAAACCAACGGAATTTTACTATTAATCCTGCCTGTCCTGAAGATTATGAGAGGCTAATTCGAGTTCTTAAAGAAGATGGTTTGAAGATTACGGCGGCTATCCATCTTTGGAATTACAGTCAAGCTCTAGTGTCAAGGATGCCCGTAAGTTCAAATGACCCTGTACTGTACGAAGGTGTGTACAGCGTCTTGTTCTTGGGACAGGCACTAATGAAGCATTACCGAGATTGTCCGATCGATCTCCTTGTGGTGACTCAAGGTGCCTATGCAACCTCTGCCATTGAATCTCTTCAGGGATTACATCAGGTGATGGGAGCTACTTTAGCCCAGGGACTTGCTCAAGAAAACGCGACCATCCAAACCAAAGTAGTAGATGTAACCCCCCAGAGCTTATCCTCAGAAACATTAGCCAAAATTTTATTTCAGGAGATGAAAGCTAAACCTTCTGAGGAAGGTATTGTGGCTATCCGCCAGGGACAACGATTGATCCGAACTCTAGAAAGAATGGAGGTATCTCCTACTGGGAACTCTCAGCCAGTCCTAACAGCAGGCGAAACTTGGTTGATTACTGGGGGAACCAGTGATGTGGGAGGAGAAATAGCAAAGGGGCTAGTTAGTCAAGCACCCCTTAATTTAGTGCTCACTGGACGGCATCCCCTTCCGCCCAAGAAGGACTGGGACAGGCTGGCTGGAGATGACACGACCGCAAGTAAACGCATCCGAGTCATTCAAGACTTAGAGCAGCTTGGAGCTACGGTGATGTATCAGGCTATAGACGTTACGGATGCAGAGGGTATGGAGCAGTTGATGGAAACCATCCGAGCCCGTTTTGGTCATCTGGATGGAGTAATACACGCTGCGGGTGTTCAAGATACTACCAGCTTCAAACTGTCTCAAAAGAAACCCGACACAGTCACACAAGTGTTCGCGCCTAAAGTTCAAGGAACCATCATCCTGGATAATGTCACCCAAGATGAACCTCTGAAATCCTTTGTTGTCATCTCGTCCGCTGCGGCGTCGAAAGCAGAATGGGGAGCTAACTTAGGAGACTATGCGGCAGCGAACGCTTTTCTGGATAATTATGCGATTTACCGTACTCAGGGGGGAGCATCAGGGCGATCGCTAGCTGTTAATTTTTCCCTGTGGCGCGATAAGGGGATGGCAAAAATCGGTGGATTTGCGCTTGTACTAGTGGCGAAAGCCAAAGGGCTTAATCTGCTGGAACCAGAGCAGGCTGTTCATGCCTTTATCAAAGCTCTGTCCATGGATAGCTCTTCTGTGATTCATATTATTGATTTGATTGAGCAAAAGGCAGTTGAGGTAGCACCACAATCTTCACCCGTCCAAGAAGCAACTGTCGTTTTGCAGAATATCCCTACCTCCCAACCTAAATCCAAAAATCTGCGGCATCTGGTTCAGGAAATCTTAGCTCAATATCTGTCTATTCCCCAAGAGCAGCTAGAAGGACATAAAACGTTTCAGGAGCTAGGGCTAGATTCAATTGGTGCCATAGAAGCAATTAAACAGCTCAGCAATACTCTCAATGAAGAGCTATTTCCAACGTTGCTGTTTGAGTATCAAACGCCCAATGACCTCGCCGATTACTTAGAACGCCAGTATGGATATGCCACCAAAACTGTGCTGACAGCCACTCCCCCATCATCAGCAGAAGCCTCTACAAGCAGCATTGAAACAGATAAACCGAAGACCCAGAATCTAACAAAACTCAGCATTCAGGAACAGGAATTTAAAGAACAGGATATCGCCATCATCGGTATGGCTTGCAAAGTGCCAGGAGCTGAGAATTTAGAACAGTACTGGGACTTGCTTATGGCAGGAAAATCAGCCATTCGTGAAGTACCTACAGAGCGTTGGTCTAGTGAGGACTACTTTGAAGAAAATGGAACTTCTGCTCACACAACTTATTGCAAACATGGTGGTTTTATAGAGCGTCCGTTTGATTTTGATGCGATGTTTTTTGGCATCTCCCCACGCGAAGCAACTGCAATAGACCCACAACAGCGATTATTCCTAGAGGTGGCTTGGCAAGCCTTACAACAGGCAGGCTACGGCGGAAGATACCGAACACAGGATATCGGCGTATTTGTTGGTTGCGGACAAAATAACTATGTAGAACACTTCATCAATTATCAACAATACGCGGTATTGCGTCGGCGTTTGCAAGAAAGTTCCTGGTTCAGTACCTTGTCTCCCCAGGAACGCAAGCGCTTGCTAAAGACCCTAACAGAAGTGCTGCAACCGAGCGAAATCCTCCCTGAAACAGCCGCTGGCAACGAGTTGAATGGAATTGCAGCGCGGGTTAGTCACTGTCTAGATCTCAAGGGACCAAGTCTGGCAGTCAGTACAGCTTGTTCCTCTTCTCTTGTGGCATTGCATCTCGCCTCTGAAAGTTTACATGCCGGTCAAACCCGCATGGCTATCGTGGGTGGAGTTAATCTCAATCTCAGTCCTAGCCCCTATACTTTTCTGAGCAAGGTAAAGGCGCTCTCCCCAACTGGAACCTGTTACCCCTTTGACCGCCGTGCCAACGGCATGGTTTTGGGAGAGGGTGCAGGTGCAGTAATCCTAAAACCCCTTAAACAGGCTATAGAAGATGGGGATTTTATTCATGCTGTTATTAAAGGTTCAGCCATTAATAATGACGGTCACTCTCAGGGAATTACCGCTCCTAACCCCAGAGGTCAGGCCGAAGCAATCCGTAAAGCTTACAGCAATGCGGGTATCGATCCTCAAACGGTATCCTATGTTGAAACTCATGGTACGGGTACTCTGCTGGGAGATCCCGTAGAAATTGAGGGGATGACCCAGGCGTTCCGCACCTTTACCGACAATCGCGAGTTTTGCGCCATCGGTTCTGTCAAGTCTTCGATTGGTCACATGCTGTCTGCCTCAGGCATTGTCAGTCTGATCAAAGTGGCACTAGCTATGCAGCATGGTAAGATACCTGGGACTTTGGGCTTCCAGGAGTCTAATCCACATATCAATTTTGCCGATACACCGTTTTATGCGGTTGGCGAGAGAAGTATGAGCTGGTCTGGAAACGGTAGCCCATTTCGTGCAGGTGTCAACGGATTTGGATTTGGCGGAACTAACTGCCACGTTATTGTTGAACAATCCCCGGTATTGTCAACGTTCAAATCCGAAGCGAACAATTCTTCCCCTTATCTGTTATTTCTGACAGCACGCAACCAACAAGCTCTCAAAAAAGTAGCTGGGCAACTTCGCGAGCATATCCTCAAGAACCCCAAACAGGAAGCGTCCCAAGTCTGCTTCACCATGAACAATGCCCAGCGGGAACTGTCCAACAAGGCGGCTTTACTAGTCAATGACCGTCAGCACATGCTGGATGCTCTGGATGCCATCTGTTCGGAAAACACAAGATCATACATTTACATCGGTCGAGCCAATCCGCAACGGGTAACGCCGATACACCTGGTAATAGATGGCAGCAGTCCCTTAGCGCCTGAGGAAGTGGAGATTTTAGGAAAGCGTTTCCCAGATTTTCAGCAAGCTTATGCTGAGTGCCAACAGCACTGGGTTCATGGGCTAACCCAAGAGAATGGACACCACCGAACTGGGCTGGCAGGAAAAGCATATGCCTTTGCGGTGCAATATGCGTTGGGGCAGTTGCTGATGTCTCTGGAACTTCAACCCACCACCCTGCTGGCACAAGAGACGGGTATTTTGGTGGCAGCCTGTCTAGTGGGAATGATGACATTAGAACAGGCAATGACTTTGCTCGTACAGCTAGAAACACACAAAAGGATCAATCCTGACAATGTGCCAATGTTGGAAGAAGCGTTAGCGTCTACCTGGGCTTGCCCATTGGTGACTGCGGGAGGAATTTTTAGACATCCTGTCAAAGTTCCTGGCTTACAATTGGCAGCGCTGGTGCAAACCTCTCAGCCATTGGACGCAGCTTGCTATCGAGAGGTTATCGACGAAGAAGGAGTTTATTTGCACCTGGGAGGTTCCTTATCTGTCAGAAAGCAATTGGGAGTTTTGGATGACCCCCACGTTTGGATAAATCCGGACAAAAAGCAACCGACAGTAAATCGTTTGCTGGCAACTCTTGCAAAGTTGTACGTCGCAGGAGTTCGGTTTAATAGTACACCTCTATTTTCCTGGAATGTTCGTCGAGTACCGCTACCGACTTATCCTTTCGAGCGAAAAACCTACAAAGTATCACTTGCCGATAGTAGCGATGAAGATAACGATACCAAGTTTGATTCAGTTGCGAACAATATCAAGGAAGAGAAAACTATACCAGAATTATCTGAATGCATAGTTTTCCCTGCTCTCAGTTTTACGCAACCGAATGCAACTGGGTATGAGATTTCGACTGCTGGTACTAGACTCTTGCCTGTACAAAAACTGTCTCCCCTTTCAGAAGAGCAGCGTCAGTCAAGTTATATCGCTTTAGCCAGGGAATTGGGTAACTTTGGCAAACCCGATCTGGATATTCCTAAGTAG